cgcggatccgctgatattttatcacattgagcattaacacaaacactcaccagatCAGCTTCAGACTCGGGCGGGTCACTATGAGGcagcggagagcggggacagatccgTCTGTCAGAGAGTTTGATTCCAGGCTCagatccgtcagtgatgggtttgtactgagagcggagacgagatccacAACActagaatctgtgagaccgacacccctcagcctggagatgagagagagtgagggtgaaggacacagagagactggagacggtacaaatccccagtgtttatcagtaacacaattactgatcacattaatgttcagtgtcagacacccagtgactgtaaacacaatctcccccaGCCTGGTACTTACccaagtttctgtattttacactctgacttcctcagagccgcagacaccaatTTCACTCCGGAACCTCCCAGTTCATTAAAACTCAAATCCAGCTCCATCAGTGTTGGGTTTGTACGGAGGGAGGAGACGAGAtcttcggcaccagaatctgtgagaccgacattgtacagcctggagatgagagagagtgagggtgaaggacacagagagacaggagacggtacaaatccccagtgtttatcagtaacacaattactgatcacattaatgttcagtgtcagacacccagtgactgtaaacacaatctcccacagcctggagatgagagagagtgagggtgaaggacacagagagacaggagacggtacaaatccccagtgtttatcagtaacacaattactgatattTCCTTCAGCACGACTGGGcaggtcggccagtgagaacagcgagaagagtttaaaaggaagacagatttacagagcgagcgtcagaggagcgggagacagggtaggaaggctttggctcaatggggcttcggCGATgaagggtcgaggcgaggtaggttatctgtttacaatacagacagagagtatgtgtgtgaggctgggtttctgtgctcggtgtcagatgtgggagatcctggatactcccagcctcccggacggcaacatctgcacccggtgtgtcgagctgcagctccttagggaccgagttagggaactggagatgcagctcgatgaccttcgtctggtcagggagagcgaggaggtgatagagaggagttacaggcaggtggtcacaccggggccacgggagaccgaggaactgggtcacagtcaggagagggaagggcaagaagcaggtactagtGAATACCCCAGTGACT
This genomic stretch from Hypanus sabinus isolate sHypSab1 unplaced genomic scaffold, sHypSab1.hap1 scaffold_2881, whole genome shotgun sequence harbors:
- the LOC132388269 gene encoding NACHT, LRR and PYD domains-containing protein 12-like codes for the protein MELDLSFNELGGSGVKLVSAALRKSECKIQKLGLRGVGLTDSSVVDLVSALSTNPSLTDLSLESNSLTDGSVPALRCLIVTRPSLKLIWLGGNRFSETGGKELESLEELRPGLMVDLRTFSL